The Chitinimonas arctica region TGATGTCCATGCCGCCGGTGGTGAACTGGCGCTATGATTACCAGCCGCCGGCGGGCACGGCCGAGGCGGCGTTGCAAAGCGATTTCCTGACGGGACGCGATTGGCTGGGTGCCTGAAAACCGGTTTGCGCGAAAGCTGCCCGGCCTCGCGCGGCCCGCCGGCCCGGCATTGTGGTAATCCCGAATTGCGGACGTGTAGTGCCGGGCAAGGCGCTACGCGGGCCGTATGTCGCGTTTTTATAATATTCCGTCCACCTGTTGAAAATATTTGACAGTATAGTGCCTGTAAAGCATTGATTTTAAATGGTTCGTGCAGCGCACAAAAGCATTGCGCCAGCCTGCCTCGCTCCGCTAGAATCGTTCAAGCCTGTCGGAACCTTATGCGGTTCGGCAGGCTTTGTTTTCGATGCGCCTGGCCGGTCGTGTTTGCCGACCCCTTGCTGTTGCCCCACCCGCACCACGACACCCGCGTGGTGTTTGCCGTCACACCGAGCGAACCTCGCCACGGCGGCAGCAACGCACCTCCCCCGCGTGATTCCACGCCGGCCGGAACCAGGCGCCGCTCCCATAAAAAGGGGCCGCATCGATCTGTCGTCGCCACAAGCGCTCGCAGCCGAATGCCGTCTCACACGTACACACGGGTACCACGCACATGGATGACAGACAGCGCCGCCTTGAAGGCACGCTTTACCGCCCGAGCTTCGAGCAGGATTCCTGCGGTTTCGGGCTGATAGCGAATATGGACGACAAGCCATCGCACTGGCTTGTTTCGACGGCAATTGCCTCGCTCGCCAATTTGACCCATCGCGGGGCGGTGGCGGCCGACGGCAAATCGGGGGACGGCTGCGGACTATTGTTCCGCAAGCCGGATAGTTTCCTGCGCACGGTGGCGCGGGAAAAAGGCTTGGAAATCGCCGCCCACTACGCAGCCGGGCTGGTCTTCCACAGCGCCGACCTGGAGCTGGGCAAGCAGTCCTTGGCCAGCCTGAAAAGCCGGCTGGAAGACCAGGGCCTGGAAGTGGCCGGTTTCCGTACCGTGCCGGTCGATACCCGGGCTTGCGGCGACTACGCCCTGAAGACCCTGCCGGCCATCGTGCAGGTATTCGTCAACTGTCCGTCCAATATGGATGCGGCCAGCTTCGAGCGGCGCCTGTATATCGGTCGTCGGCTGGCGGAGAAGGCCAATCTGGACGACGCCAGTTTCTATATTCCCACCCTGTCGGCCCATACGATCTCCTACAAGGGCCTGGTCACGCCGGACAATCTGCCGGTGTTCTTCCCGGACCTGCAGGATGAGCGCTTCACCGCTTCGCTGGCGGTCTTCCATCAACGTTTCTCGACCAATACCTGGCCGCAGTGGAAGCTGGCCCAGCCGTTCCGCTACGTGGCGCACAACGGCGAAATCAACACCATCTCCGGCAACCGCTCCTGGGCGCGTGCCCGCGAGGCCATCATGGCCTCGCCGCTGATTCCCGATATGGATGCCATCCGCCCCATCGTCCAGACCGACGGCTCCGACTCGATGAGCCTGGACAATATGCTCGAAGGCTTGCTGATGGGCGGCATCGATTTCTTCCGTGCCCTGCGCCTGCTGGTGCCGCCGGCCTGGCAGAACGTGGATAGCACCGATAAGGAACTGCGCGCCTTCTACGAATACAACTCCATGCATATGGAGCCGTGGGACGGCCCGGCCGGCATCGTGCTGACCAACGGCCGCTACGCCGGCTGCATGCTGGATCGCAACGGCCTTCGACCGGCCCGCTATGTGCTGACGCGCGACCGCCATCTGACCATTTCGTCCGAAATCGGCGTGTGGCCTTACAAGCCCGAGGATGTGGTGAAGAAGGGCCGGGTACGGCCGGGCGAAATCCTGGCGGTCGACCTGCAGTCGGGGCAGTTGCTGCTGCCGCACGAGATCGACGCCAAGCTCAAGGCAGCGCACCCGTACCGGCGTTGGATCAAGCAATACGCTTCGCATCTGGAATTAAGCATGGACGAGGATTCGGGCCGGCCCGAACTGTCCAGCGAACAATTGAATGTGTTCCAGAAGCAGTTCCAGGTGTCGTTCGAGGAGCGCGACGCGGTGATCCGGGTGCTGGCCGAAGACGCGCAGGAAGCGGTCGGCTCCATGGGCGACGATACTCCCATGGCTGTATTGAGCCGGCAGGTCCGTTCGCCGTATGACTTCCTGCGGCAGCAATTCGCCCAGGTGACCAACCCGCCCATCGACCCTATCCGCGAAGCGGTGGTGATGTCGCTCAATACCGTGTTCGGTTCGGAGAAGAATATCTTCGAGGAAACCGCCGATCACGCCAAGCGCATCGAGGTACGCAGCCCCCTGCTCAGCTATGAGAAGTTCAAGATCCTCACCAGCCATGAAGATCCGCAGTTCCGGGCCCAGCATTTCGATCTGTGCTACGACCCCGCCGGTACCGACCTGAAATCGGCCTTGGCGGCACTGTGCGAGCAAGTACTGGCGGCATCCCGGGCCGGCGTGGCCATCGCGGTGCTCAGCGACCGCCATATCGCCCCTGGCCGCCTGCCTATCCATGCCCTGTTCGCCACCGGGGCCGTGCATACCGCCCTGGTCAACAGTGGCTTGCGCTGCAAGACCAATCTGCTGGTGGATACCGCCACAGCACGCGACCCGCACCATTTCGCCTGCCTGATCGGCTATGGCGCCACGGCGGTCCACCCGTACCTGGCTTATGAGGTGATCGCCGACCTGATCAAGATCGGCTCGGTGACCGACAAGCCGTCCGAAGCCATGAGCAAGTACCGTAAGGGCATCAACAAGGGCCTGCTCAAGGTCCTGTCCAAGATGGGCATCTCGACGGTGGCTTCCTATCGCGGCGCGCAGTTGTTCGAGGCGGTGGGGTTGGCGGATGAAATTGTCGCCACCTGCATGCCCTTCACCGTGTCGCGGCTGGGCGGGGCGGACTTCGCCGACTTCGAAGCGGATATGCGGCAGCTGGCCAAGCTGGCCTACAACCCCATGCGGCCCATTACCCAGGGCGGTCTGCTCAAGTATGTCCACGGCGAGGAATACCACGCCTATAACCCCGATGTGGTGATGCAGCTGCAAAAGGCGGTGCAGAACGGCGACTATCCTGCCTATCGGCGCTATGCCGAGCTGGTGAACACCCGCCCGGTTGCCATGCTGCGCGATCTGCTGGCCCTCAAGATCGATCCTGCCCGCGCCATTGCGGTGGACGAGGTGGAGCCTTTATCGGCCATTCTCAGCCGCTTCGATTCGGCCGGCATGTCGCTAGGCGCCTTGTCGCCGGAAGCGCACGAAGCGCTGGCGGAAGGCATGAACCTGCTGGGGGGCCGTTCCAACAGCGGTGAAGGCGGCGAAGACCCGGCCCGTTACGGCACCGTCAGGATGTCCAAGATCAAGCAGGTGGCATCCGGACGTTTCGGCGTGACGCCGCACTACCTGGTCAATGCCGAGGTATTGCAGATCAAGGTGGCGCAGGGGGCCAAGCCGGGTGAAGGCGGCCAGTTGCCGGGCGACAAGGTCTCTACCCTGATCGCGCGGCTGCGCTGTTCCAAGCCGGGCATCAGCCTGATTTCACCCCCGCCGCACCACGATATCTATTCGATCGAAGACCTGGCCCAGCTGATCTTCGATCTCAAACAGGTTAATCCGACCGCCCTGGTATCGGTCAAGCTGGTGGCGGAACCCGGCGTGGGTACGGTGGCTGCCGGCGTGGCCAAGGCCTATGCCGACCTGATCACCATTTCCGGCTATGACGGCGGAACCGGCGCGTCGCCGCTTTCCTCGGTGAAATATGCGGGCTCGCCCTGGGAGCTGGGCTTGACCGAAGCCCAGCAGGTGCTGCGTGCCAACGGTTTGCGCGGCCGCGTGCGGGTGCAGACCGATGGCGGTCTGAAGACCGGCCTGGATGTGATCAAGGCCGCCATCCTGGGTGCCGAGAGTTTCGGCTTCGGCACCGGCCCCATGGTGGCGCTGGGCTGCAAGTTCCTGCGTATCTGCCATCTGAACAACTGCGCTACCGGCGTGGCGACGCAGGAGATCAAGCTGCGCGCCAAGTATTTCACCGGTTTGCCGGAGATGGTGGTGAATTACTTCACCTTTGTCGCTACCGAGACGCGCGAATGGATGGCCCGACTGGGCGTCCGCTCCATGGCCGAATTGATTGGCCGCGACGATCTGCTGCAACTGCTGCCCGGCGAAACCGAGCGGCAAGGCAAGCTCAAGTTGGGTGTGCTGTTGAGCCATGGCAGCATTCCCGACGACGAGCCGCGCTATTGCGTCAGCGCCGGCAACCCCAGCTTCGATAAGGGCGAGCTGGCCGAGCGGATGCTGCGCGATGCCCTGGGCGCCATTATCGACCGGACCCCGATCACGCTCGAATACGCGGTGCGCAATATCAACCGCTCCCTGGGCGCACGCTTGTCCGGCGAAATCGCCCGCCGGCACGGTGCCGAAGGACTGCCGGAAGATTGCCTGGATATTCGCTTGAAGGGCAGCGCGGGGCAGAGCTTTGGCGTGTGGAACGCCCACGGTCTGAATATGACCCTGGAAGGCGATGCCAACGACTACGTCGGCAAAGGCATGAGCGGCGGCCGGCTGGTGGTCTATCCCCCGGCGGAGGTGATGTACGAGCCGCAGGATGGCGCCATTATCGGCAATACCTGTCTTTACGGCGCTACCGGCGGGGTGCTGTTTGCCGCCGGCACCGCCGGCGAGCGCTTCGCCGTGCGCAATTCCGGCGCCCTGGCAGTGGTGGAAGGCATAGGCAACCATGGCTGCGAGTATATGACCGGCGGTTGCGTCATCGTGCTGGGCCAGACCGGCTTGAACTTCGGTGCCGGCATGACCGGCGGCTTTGCCTTTGTCTATGACCGCGACGAGAAATTCGCCTACCGCTACAACAACGAGCTGATCGATATCCATCTGATCAATGGCGAGGCCATGGGCCAGTACCGCGCCTTCCTGCGCGAAAAGATCGAACAGCATGTGGCGCTGAGCGGTTCCGTTATCGGCGGGCGCATCCTGGAGGACTTCGACGACTACGTCGATTACTTCTGGTTGGTGAAACCCAAGGCCGCCAAGCTCGATAGCTTGCTAAAAGATTAAGGAAACGACGATGGCTGATGTATTCCAGTTCATGAACCTGCCGCGCGATCCTGGCCAGAAATTCGATGCCGATTTCCGCCGTAGCAGGTTTATCGAGATCTACGCCCCCTTGGGCAAGAACGAAGCCGCCGAGCAGGCCGGACGCTGTCTCAGCTGTGGCAATCCCTATTGCGAGTGGGAATGCCCGGTGCACAACTTTATCCCCAACTGGCTCAAGCTGGTGGAAGAGGGCAAGTTGTTCGAAGCGGCCGAAATGAGCCACAAGACCAATTCCCTGCCGGAAATCTGCGGCCGGGTCTGCCCGCAGGATAGGCTGTGCGAAGGCGCGTGTACCCTGAACCAAGGCGGCTTCGGCGCGGTCAGCATCGGCTCGGTGGAGAAATACATCACCGATGAAGCCTACCGGCTGGGCTGGCGGCCCGATATGTCGCAGGTCATCCCGTCCGGCAAGCAGGCCGCCATCATCGGCGCGGGACCGGCCGGTTTGGCGGCGGCCGACGTACTGGTGCGCAACGGCGTCAAACCGGTGGTGTATGACCGCTATGAGGAGATCGGCGGCCTGCTGACCTTCGGTATCCCCGAATTCAAGCTGGAAAAGGATATCGTTCGGCGCCGCCGTGCCATCCTGGAAGAGATGGGGGTGGAATTCCGTCTGAACACCGATATCGGCCGCGATATCGCTTTCGACGAGCTGCTGGCCGATTACGACGCGGTATTCATGGGCATGGGCGCCTACCAATATCTGCGCGGCGGTTTCCCCGGCGAGCAACTGCCGGGCGTAGTCGAAGCCTTGCCTTATCTGGTCAATAATATCCGCCAGCGCCTGGACACCCTGCCGGAAAGCGAGCCACACCAGAGCATGGCCGGCAAGCGGGTAGTGGTGCTGGGGGGCGGCGATACCGCCATGGATTGCAATCGCACCAGCATCCGCCAGGGTGCCGCCAAGGTGATCTGCGCCTATCGCCGCGATGAAGCCAATATGCCCGGATCCAAGCGCGAAGTAGGCAATGCCCGCGAAGAAGGGGTCGAGTTCCTGTGGAATCGCCAGCCGGTCGAGATCGTCCAGTTGGCAGGTGGCTTGGGCGTCAAGCTGGTCACCACCACGCTAGGGGACGCCGACGACAAGGGCCGGCGCGCACCCATCGTGGTCGAGGGTTCGGAGGAGATAATCGAATGCGACCATGTGATCATCGCCTTCGGTTTTCAGGTCAAGCCGGAGGATTGGTTCGAGCAGCACGGCATCCGCACCGACGAGCGTGGCCGCACGCTGGCCGCCGAGCGGCAACTGTACAAGCACCAGACCAGCAATCCTAAGGTCTTCGCCGGCGGTGACCAGACCCGGGGCGCCGATCTGGTGGTGCGGGCCGTGTTCGAGGGACGCCAGGCGGCGGAAGGCATGTTGGCTTATCTGGGCGTTTGGTAAATTCCAGCCATTGCGTTGAAAGCATCTGGATGTAAATTGTGGCTACCTGCCCCTGCGGGGGTAGCCACAATTTATGGAGCAAGTCATGGTAATAAAAGGGTTAATAGCGCCAAGGCTGATTTTCGAAGTGTCAGCGGATCTGGGCTTGCGCCGCGTATGCTTCGAATAAATAATGGCGAATGGAATTCAAGTTGGAACTGTCGACTTTCTGGTCCATCCTGACAAACGCCGGGAAGCACCAATTTCGTATGGCGCAAAGGAAGCGCAGAAAGTTATTCCGGTAGCGGCAGCCGCCGATGCTTGCGGTGAATTGATGGCACATTTCCTTCATGATGCCATAACGACTTTTTACTTTTGCGGCTAAATTACTAAAGCCGAAGTTTTCTGGAATGCTAATTTCATATGTATAGTCACCAATCTTTGCGGTAACGGTTTTCTTTAATTCGGCAAGCGTCGGCAGGGAGGCTGCAGTGCCTATAAAGCGGACGCGATTAATATTATCTGGTGCGGGCATGATTCAGATTTCCTCTTTATGAGGATTGATAAAATTGTAGCTCCACTATCTGATTTCTGCTCTTGCAGAATCTATCGCGTTGTTGAAAAAGTGCGAAGATTTTAGATTTTCTAACATGTCGACGAAGCATCAATCGACGGGTTCCCCATCCGCGCCGGCGAACGCCAATACGGACAGGGTGTTCGGCTTTCTCGTGCTATTGGCCCTGAATGACCGGCGGCACTTCATCGAGACATAGTTCCAAGGCGGTATCCCAGCTAGGCGGCACCAGGCCGAAGGTGTCGCGCAGCTTGTCCAGCGTCAGCCGCGAGTTCTTCGGCCGCTTGGCCGGTGTGGGGTAGGCCTCGGTGGCGATACCGCTCAGGCTGGCTGGGACTTTCTCGCCACGCGCGGCCGCCAGCTTGAAAATGGCCTCTGCAAAACCGTGCCAGCTGGTTTCACCGCCATTGACCAGGTGGTATATGCCGCTGACGGCCTGCCAGTCTGGGCGGGCGGCAACGATATGGGCGGTGATATCGGCAATGCTGCGGCTCCAGGTCGGTGCGCCGATCTGGTCGGCCACGATATTGAGCGCATCCCGTTCGCGGCCCAGTTTGAGCATGGTCAGCAGAAAATTCTTGCCGTGCGCGCCATAGACCCAACTGGTGCGCAGGATCAGGTGCTGGCAGCCGCTGGCGCGGATGGCCTCTTCGCCGGCTAGTTTGCTTGCGCCATAGACATTGGTTGGCGCCACCGGATCGGTTTCGCGCCAAGGCGCGCTGCCTTCGCCGGAATAGACATAGTCGGTCGAGTAATGGATCAGCGGAATCCCCAGCCGCTTGGCTTCTTCCGCCAGGATGGCCGGTGCGGTGGCATTGATGGCATCGGCGGCGGCCTGGTCGGTTTCGGCTTTGTCCACGGCGGTATAGGCCGCCGGGTTGACGATCAGGGTGGGCTTGAGTGCCCGGACCATATCGCGTATCGCGGCCGGATCGCAGAGGTCGAGCTGTTCCCGGTCGGTGGCATGGACATGGCCCAAGCCCTGCAGGCTGCGGCGCAGTTCGAAACCGACCTGGCCGTTGACGCCGGTGAGAAGGATATTGTGCATGGTATTTCCTGATTGGCTGGGAAACGGGGCCGGGATAAATTCGGCGAAGCGCCGAGCTTAATGGCAGGTAGGCGGAATTTGAAGGGGCAGGGACGCTTTATTATTCAGATGTCATTTTGTTTTGCTCGTCCAGCCCGGCGCATTGCATGCTGGCGAAGCGCTCGACCTGTTCCAGTAGCGCCAGCGCGGCCGTGTCGTCTGCACGTTCCTGCCTTAATCCGGCGATGCTCTCGCTTAGCGCCGCAAGCGTCAGGCCGCCGTGCGCGCCATCGATCAGGCGTTCGGCACGATGGATCCGCCAGCGCGCCTGTTCGGCCGGGCTGAGCGTCTCCGGCCAATTGCGGGCACGGTAGCGGAACAGCAGCTCGTGCAGGCGCTTGTCGTCGAAACTCACCGCCATGCCCGCCAACTCGCTGGCTTTGAGTGCGCGTAGCGGGTCCAGCCGGCGGCGGTCGGCGTCGCCGAGAAATCCGTCATACAGCGCGGCATCCACGTCGCGTGCCGGTAGGGCGGCATCGCGCTGATAGACCTGCTTGAGGGTATCGGCCAATTGCTTGCCATGCTGGACCAGCAGGCCGGCCAATTGCCGGGCATGCCGGCGGGCGAGATCCAGATCGAACTGCAGCTGCTCTGCTCGCTCCGCCGTCAGGGCCTTCAGCACGCCTACCACCACCGGCGATTTGTTCAGGTGAATGGACTTGACCGGTAAGCGGGTCACCCCGTCGGCCAGATCGGCGCTGCGGGCAAACAGCCGCGTGCGGATCTGATCGGCGCTCAAGTCGAACAATTCGGCGGGATCGTGTTGCAGGTCCCATACCGGTAGCTCGTTCTTGTTGACGGGATGCGCGCCTATCGCCGCCACCGCCGCCAGGCAGCCCTGCGCGGTGGGATACATGCCCGATACGTGCAGAAAGGCATGGCCGTCCAGCGGACCGATTTCGGCAGCCACGGCGTCTTTCTTGCGCAGCTTGAAGCAGAAGTCGAACAAGCGCGGTTGGAGGGTCTTGATCAATCTGGCGAAGGCGATGGTAGCGTGGACATCGCTCAAGGCATCGTGGGCGGCGGCGTGCG contains the following coding sequences:
- the gltB gene encoding glutamate synthase large subunit — protein: MDDRQRRLEGTLYRPSFEQDSCGFGLIANMDDKPSHWLVSTAIASLANLTHRGAVAADGKSGDGCGLLFRKPDSFLRTVAREKGLEIAAHYAAGLVFHSADLELGKQSLASLKSRLEDQGLEVAGFRTVPVDTRACGDYALKTLPAIVQVFVNCPSNMDAASFERRLYIGRRLAEKANLDDASFYIPTLSAHTISYKGLVTPDNLPVFFPDLQDERFTASLAVFHQRFSTNTWPQWKLAQPFRYVAHNGEINTISGNRSWARAREAIMASPLIPDMDAIRPIVQTDGSDSMSLDNMLEGLLMGGIDFFRALRLLVPPAWQNVDSTDKELRAFYEYNSMHMEPWDGPAGIVLTNGRYAGCMLDRNGLRPARYVLTRDRHLTISSEIGVWPYKPEDVVKKGRVRPGEILAVDLQSGQLLLPHEIDAKLKAAHPYRRWIKQYASHLELSMDEDSGRPELSSEQLNVFQKQFQVSFEERDAVIRVLAEDAQEAVGSMGDDTPMAVLSRQVRSPYDFLRQQFAQVTNPPIDPIREAVVMSLNTVFGSEKNIFEETADHAKRIEVRSPLLSYEKFKILTSHEDPQFRAQHFDLCYDPAGTDLKSALAALCEQVLAASRAGVAIAVLSDRHIAPGRLPIHALFATGAVHTALVNSGLRCKTNLLVDTATARDPHHFACLIGYGATAVHPYLAYEVIADLIKIGSVTDKPSEAMSKYRKGINKGLLKVLSKMGISTVASYRGAQLFEAVGLADEIVATCMPFTVSRLGGADFADFEADMRQLAKLAYNPMRPITQGGLLKYVHGEEYHAYNPDVVMQLQKAVQNGDYPAYRRYAELVNTRPVAMLRDLLALKIDPARAIAVDEVEPLSAILSRFDSAGMSLGALSPEAHEALAEGMNLLGGRSNSGEGGEDPARYGTVRMSKIKQVASGRFGVTPHYLVNAEVLQIKVAQGAKPGEGGQLPGDKVSTLIARLRCSKPGISLISPPPHHDIYSIEDLAQLIFDLKQVNPTALVSVKLVAEPGVGTVAAGVAKAYADLITISGYDGGTGASPLSSVKYAGSPWELGLTEAQQVLRANGLRGRVRVQTDGGLKTGLDVIKAAILGAESFGFGTGPMVALGCKFLRICHLNNCATGVATQEIKLRAKYFTGLPEMVVNYFTFVATETREWMARLGVRSMAELIGRDDLLQLLPGETERQGKLKLGVLLSHGSIPDDEPRYCVSAGNPSFDKGELAERMLRDALGAIIDRTPITLEYAVRNINRSLGARLSGEIARRHGAEGLPEDCLDIRLKGSAGQSFGVWNAHGLNMTLEGDANDYVGKGMSGGRLVVYPPAEVMYEPQDGAIIGNTCLYGATGGVLFAAGTAGERFAVRNSGALAVVEGIGNHGCEYMTGGCVIVLGQTGLNFGAGMTGGFAFVYDRDEKFAYRYNNELIDIHLINGEAMGQYRAFLREKIEQHVALSGSVIGGRILEDFDDYVDYFWLVKPKAAKLDSLLKD
- a CDS encoding FAD-dependent oxidoreductase, giving the protein MADVFQFMNLPRDPGQKFDADFRRSRFIEIYAPLGKNEAAEQAGRCLSCGNPYCEWECPVHNFIPNWLKLVEEGKLFEAAEMSHKTNSLPEICGRVCPQDRLCEGACTLNQGGFGAVSIGSVEKYITDEAYRLGWRPDMSQVIPSGKQAAIIGAGPAGLAAADVLVRNGVKPVVYDRYEEIGGLLTFGIPEFKLEKDIVRRRRAILEEMGVEFRLNTDIGRDIAFDELLADYDAVFMGMGAYQYLRGGFPGEQLPGVVEALPYLVNNIRQRLDTLPESEPHQSMAGKRVVVLGGGDTAMDCNRTSIRQGAAKVICAYRRDEANMPGSKREVGNAREEGVEFLWNRQPVEIVQLAGGLGVKLVTTTLGDADDKGRRAPIVVEGSEEIIECDHVIIAFGFQVKPEDWFEQHGIRTDERGRTLAAERQLYKHQTSNPKVFAGGDQTRGADLVVRAVFEGRQAAEGMLAYLGVW
- the rfbD gene encoding dTDP-4-dehydrorhamnose reductase; the protein is MHNILLTGVNGQVGFELRRSLQGLGHVHATDREQLDLCDPAAIRDMVRALKPTLIVNPAAYTAVDKAETDQAAADAINATAPAILAEEAKRLGIPLIHYSTDYVYSGEGSAPWRETDPVAPTNVYGASKLAGEEAIRASGCQHLILRTSWVYGAHGKNFLLTMLKLGRERDALNIVADQIGAPTWSRSIADITAHIVAARPDWQAVSGIYHLVNGGETSWHGFAEAIFKLAAARGEKVPASLSGIATEAYPTPAKRPKNSRLTLDKLRDTFGLVPPSWDTALELCLDEVPPVIQGQ
- the sbcB gene encoding exodeoxyribonuclease I, translated to MTPSFFWHDYETFGIKPQIDRPAQFAGVRTDLDLNIIGEAVEYFCQPSDDFLPDPVSVLITGITPQMAAQRGMPEYQFVARIHAELSAPGTCGVGYNTLRFDDELSRHLFWRNLYDPYGREWQNGGSRWDLLDCARAAFAFRPEGINWPSHEDGRVSFKLEQLTQANGLAHAAAHDALSDVHATIAFARLIKTLQPRLFDFCFKLRKKDAVAAEIGPLDGHAFLHVSGMYPTAQGCLAAVAAIGAHPVNKNELPVWDLQHDPAELFDLSADQIRTRLFARSADLADGVTRLPVKSIHLNKSPVVVGVLKALTAERAEQLQFDLDLARRHARQLAGLLVQHGKQLADTLKQVYQRDAALPARDVDAALYDGFLGDADRRRLDPLRALKASELAGMAVSFDDKRLHELLFRYRARNWPETLSPAEQARWRIHRAERLIDGAHGGLTLAALSESIAGLRQERADDTAALALLEQVERFASMQCAGLDEQNKMTSE